The DNA region ACTCGTCGCGCAGGGAGTAGATGCGCTCCTTGGCGCGGGCCTTCTCCTCGTCCCGGCGCCCGCCGCCGAACACGGCGTCGAACCGGTGGGCAGCGATCGCGTCGAGCAGCGGCAGGGTCTGCAGCGGGTTGCGGGTCCCGTCGGCACGCTCACGCTGGCGGCCGTCGTCGAGGTAGTCCTGCACACGGGCCACCTCGAGCCGCAGGCCGAGCCGGGCGACAGTGGCGTTCCGGTAGGCCAGGACCTCGGGAAAGTTGTGACCGGTGTCGATGTGCAGCACCGGGAAGGGGACGGGGGCCGGCCAGAACGCCTTGACGGCCAGGTGCAGCATGACGACCGAGTCCTTGCCGCCGCTGAACAGCAGCACCGGGCGCTCGAACTCGGCGCCGACCTCACGGAAGATGTGGATCGCCTCGCTCTCGAGGGTCTGCAGCTGGGTCAGCCGGTGGCGCCCTGGCGGTGTGTCGTCCCGGCGGGCGCCGGTCGTCGCTGCTGTTGCGGTGGAGGTCATCGGTGGATCCCGCATTCGGTCTTGGCGAGTCCGGACCAGCGGCCGGATCGGGGGTCGTC from Cellulomonas sp. KRMCY2 includes:
- the cysD gene encoding sulfate adenylyltransferase subunit CysD, which translates into the protein MTSTATAATTGARRDDTPPGRHRLTQLQTLESEAIHIFREVGAEFERPVLLFSGGKDSVVMLHLAVKAFWPAPVPFPVLHIDTGHNFPEVLAYRNATVARLGLRLEVARVQDYLDDGRQRERADGTRNPLQTLPLLDAIAAHRFDAVFGGGRRDEEKARAKERIYSLRDEFGQWDPRNQRPELWNLYNGRHAPGEHVRVFPLSNWTELDIWRYVAAERIELPALYYAHERAVVRRDGMWLAVGPYSRPRADEEVTTRRVRYRTVGDMSCTGAVDSDATRVDDVVAEVAASRLTERGATRADDRISEAAMEDRKKEGYF